The window caaactataaaataaatcaagatAGTACTTTTTCGAAACCAGAATATATATAAGGCCAGTTacggaaaaaaaaacacagaataTAAATTAGTTAATGCCAACTAccaatttatgatatttttgtaacaaaaaaaacaatacagtATTAGTAGATGATAAAAATCTTGAGCATGCACATGAATACATGATGTTAGTGGTATACTTtcacaccaaaaaaaataaacttaaaaaaaaaaaaatcttgaacaCATATATAAACACAGTTTATGCGGGGAGGAAATCACTCAtctttgacccaaaaaaagaaggaaatcACTCATCACCCAGCAATACaaccattttaaaaatttattttaagaaatgaTTGATATTCACAGCCATATAAAACACTTCACGTTAGGAACAATTGACAAAATCTTCCATCCGATCTTCGCTACTTAGAAAAACGCGAACCACATGGTAGTTTATTGATACAAACGTGTAGAACTACGAATCCAATTATCAATTGTCCAATATACAAAACTATTTGAAGAAAAACAAGTTAACAtcacatatttattaattttatcaaataacataattgaaatcatatattttctataGTATTTCAAAGTCGGGTCATGATGGTACACGTCTGTACATATGATAAATCATACTGAGATATTTGAACAAATAtgtaatttgtttatttgtgtgccatataaattttcaataatgGGATTTATTAGaagaaataaatagaaattttttcttatttaaaaaaaaagaataaatagaAAAGCGCGTGACGGCAAAGATGAAATATCTTACAGCAGTCTTCCTCTTCGTTCTCACTTCTCACCAGCCACGTTTTCTTTTATTGGCCGCTATATGTTCTCGTGGCCAAGagaattacaaaaataaataaacaaaaatatacagtAATGTTTACATCACGTGCATAAATTCCACAAAATACAGTAGTGTTCACAAGAAACTTCGCATACTTTTTCCTTTTtacagaaaaatgaaaataagaaagaaaaaatagagagtataatatatcaaaacagAGGAACTAGGGTTGTAGAAGAAAATATAGACAAactaactgtttttttttctttgcttgaGCTGTAAGTAATGAAGTGGATTCGTGGAGAAACAATAGGTCACGGGAGCTTCTCCACCGTTAGTTTAGCCACCACCTCTGGAAGCTCGACATCATCATTCCCAACTGATCGCTGTGAAATCTTCCGGAGTGGTTTGTTCCGCCGCGTTACGGAACGAAAGAGACGTGCTTGATGATCTCCGTGACTGCCCGAGATCGTACGGTGTTTCGGAGAAGCAACGACGGTGGAGAACGGGGAAGAGGTGTACAACTTGTTTCTTGAGTACGCTTCCGGTGGAAACTTGGGTGACAGAGTTAAGAACTCCGGCGAGGCGTTGCCGGAATGCGAAGTGCGTCGGTTCACGAGGTCGATTGTTAGAGGGTTGTGTTATATCCACTCGAAAGGGTTTGCTCATTGCGACGTGAAGCTTGAGAATGTTTTGTTGTTCGGCGACGGTGGAGACGTGAAGATTTCTGATTTCGGGTTGGCGAAACGAAGGGGTGAGAACGTGGCCGAGATCAGAGGAACGCCTCTGTATATGGCGCCGGAAGCGGTAAACCACGGCGAGTTTGAGGCTCCGGCGGATATATGGGCGTTGGGATGCTCTGTAGTCGAGATGTCGAGTGGCGAAACGGCATGGTGTTTGGAGGAAGTTACGACGTAATGTCTCTGATGGTTCGTATTGGTTCAAGTGATGAAGTTCCGACAGTTCCGGTGGAGTTGTCGGAAGAAGGAAAAGATTTCGTGAGGAAATGTTTTGTTAAAAATCCCGGCGGATAGATGGACGGCTCAGATGCTTTTGGATCATCCGTTCCTAGccgttgatgatgatgaaataGTAGTGGTGGTTCATTGAAGTGTGGCGAACAAAAGGCTTCGGCTTCACCGAGAGATCCTTTTGATTTCCCTGAATGGAACTCGGTTCAATCTCGGTTACGGTTTGCTCACCGGTTTTGTTATTCGCCGTTTAGTTGTTTGGTACGTTCGCCGGAGGTGAGGATCATGGTTTGGTCAGCGAGAATGTACCTGATTGGTCGGTGTCGTGTGATTGGGTCAACGTCAGATAGTTTAATTAGTGGAGATAGACGAAGTCATAAGAAGGAGATTATTATGGcgttaattaaataattgacggtctttatttaatcttttgttAATTAGCTCGTTGACTACTGTAAAtaatatcagattttttttttttttgaaagaacaGAGTTTTTGCCATAGTTCTGCTACACAAATCAATGTCTAATAGACTAGAGATTGTTAATTGTTTTGGCATCGACTAAAGTCTCACCAAACCTGTATTTTATGGACTCACAAGCTCACGTATGAAATATTCCAAGCGGAATGATTTAGCATCTATTCGATTTAATTTGGGATTAAAAAGGCCATGGATAGGTAAAAATCTGCCTTGCAATGGACggttttttggtttggttttagttaAAGTCAACCAACCGAACCTGTGGCCTATAGACTACTAGAAGTTGGCCTTTTAGTCCATATTTAAACTCAATAATTGGGTTGAAAATTGTGTTATTAGGCCCAATAAATTTGAAGATCGAATTAAGTGATTAGAGTGGTTGAGTGGCGACAAGAAATGCATAAGGTCAAATCATatcaatatattgttttattttttataaaccatAGTTTACATTGACGTGGTTAGTGGATACCATTCTGAATTTCTTATGCATATATCACCGAATCTCCTAATAATTTTAGCAACAAAATAATAATCCAACATAGTATTGTTATTTGTCTGGACAAGAGGAAACGTCGAGGATGACTAGGTCTAAATACATGACATATCTATTTTCTATGCAATACATCAACAAATCCACATGGGAGCGATAGAGAATAATATTCTAAACACCAAGTCCATGATTAACATATACGCCcactaattaataaaaaatcatcaCTTTAAAACGACCAACAGAATccgaacaaaaagaaaattcatttaatcaaagaaaatttatttaatcaaagaaaattcaaaaagtaACAAGTCTCAACCAAACCCCgtgttttaattaattatcatCATTAAATCTCTATTATGTCtcttgaagagaaaaaaaacttttttgcattCACTTCAccacctctctttctctctctctctcggcaAAAATGGAGGTATGTGGATTCCTCTGTTCCTCTTCGTGATTtccataaaccctaaaacactTGTTATTTCAAATGCAGGGCTTTGATTTCTTCACGCAacgcttcttccttctcttgaTCACAGCCTTCTGTTTATCATCTTTTGTTCTAAGTCTCCAggttcttttctttctctctacACCATTCTCTTTGAAATCTCATAACATGTTTTCAAGAACTAATAACAGAGAAGTTGAATTTGACTCTATGATTCATAGATGGGGGAAACATGTAGTTCAAGCAGCCGATGCGACGCCGGTTTGAGTTGCCAGAGCTGTCCTGCAAGTGGTAATACCGGGTCTACTTGTACCCGGATCCGACCTCTAAACCCGACTTCCAAGGTATCATTTCACTTTCTTTACTGTTCTTTGTTCACTTTTAGTATTTTTCTTGGGGTGATGATGAATGGAAAATAATGGGAATGCATGTGGTTTTGATGATGAGTAGGTGAATGGTTTGCCGTTTAACAAGTACTCTTGGCTAACGACACACAATTCGTACTCAATCACGAGTGCAAAATCAACAATTGGCTCATTCATCATCTCTCCAAGGAATCAAGAAGACTCCATCACCAATCAGCttaaggtctctctctctctctctcttcattctcatacttagattctttttttttgacaagttCCGTATTAGAACTATTCTTTTCTAATTTAAGAATCTGACTTACTCTACAAGTTGTTGTTGCTTAGGTTTGAATAATAAGACAATGTCTGCTTTATTAGTTGGTGGCTTTTGTAATGAaactttttttgatcaaatatcaACTTTATCATACTTTTCCACgtgtaaaaactaaaactaacagaaaaaaacaaaacacaactcAAAACTCAAGTGCTTGACCTTGTCCCCCCTCCCAATGAATGTTTTGGTTGCAGAATGGTGTGAGAGGGATTATGCTCGATGTCTATGACTTTAGAAACGATATATGGTTGTGTCATTCAGCAGCAGGGTCTTGCTTTAACTTTACAGCCTTTGTAAGTTGCACTTGCATTTGAATTAGCTTccataacaaaataaattattttagttgagGTTTCAACGTGCATTAACGATGTAGCAACCTGCTGTCAATGCGCTCAAAGAGATCAATGACTTTCTTGAGTCAAACTTATCTGAGGTCGTTACAATCATCCTGGAAGATTACGTTACATCTTCACGAGGCTTGACTAAGGTATATAATAGTACATTTGACACATATTGTTTTGGTAGTTTTGTATGCTAAGAACCAATCATGTTCGGTCTTGTGTGAAGGTGTTCAAAGCATCTGGATTGAGTAAGTTCCTGTTTCCGGTTTCGAGAATGCCGAAAGACGGTAAGGACTGGCCTACGGTAAATGATATGGTGAAGCAGAACCAAAGGCTTGTGGTGTTCACTTCCAAGAAGGGTAAAGAAGCTTCTGAAGGTCTTGCTTACCAGTGGGATTACATGGTTGAAAATCAATGtgagtttttttgtaatgatCTTAGTGAAATCTTAATTAATGACCAGACTTAACAagactataatatatatatgtagatggTAATGATGGAATGAACGATGGATCATGCACGAACCGAAACGAGTCACCTCCATTGGATACGAAGTCTCGTTCTTTGGTTCTACAGAACTACTTTATAACCAATCCGAATGCAACGCAAGCATGCGCGGATAATTCATCGCCGCTGATCAAAATGATGACGACTTGTCATGAAGCAGCTGGTAAAAGGTGGCCTAACTTTATCGCGGTTGATTATTACCAGGTGCTATTTTGATATTCTACAagctttgttttgtttagagAATGTGTTAGTGCTAATTGGAATGTTTAATGACTACAGAGGAGTGATGGTGGAGGAGCTGCAGAAGCTGTAGACGCAGCAAACGGTCGTCTGACATGTGGTTGTGACACTTTAAGCCTTTGCAAGGTTAGTTTACTTATTCCTTTAGATTAGTCTTTTTTGTTACATTTCATTGAGGTAATAATGATGAatgtgttatatatattattacatatgAACAGTCAAACGCAACTTTTGGAACGTGTGATGCTCCTCCTCCAAAGGCAGCTCCGAAACCAGCAGCAGGAGGAGAGTCTACACGAGATCCGAGCGATCTTCCGGCGGGTAATGCTGTTTCAACAGGAGTTGGATTGGCTTCTCTCTTTATGATCTCTGCGGCGACTCTCTTGTTGTGGTGGTAGTTTGTCATTGAAGCTAATGTTTGTACTAATATGACACAAAATGATTTAGTTTTCACCCACGAAATGAATTATTATTGTGCAACGGAAACAAACTGAGGAATGTTTGTAAAAAAGAGTGTAATGAACTCATAAAGTAGCAAAGCTGTTGTCATGGTTACATATGTATAAGAACTCTGTTTTCTACCACCCACATTGATATGCTAATAACATTTTTCAGAAGCTCTTGCAACACGTTGTGGTACCACATAAGCTCCGATTACGATAATTCATTGAACGGAGGTGACACCACAAAAGTGACTTATTGATGATAGGTAGGCCCAGTGACATTGTAAGCCACAACTTTTGCTCGTGGAAAAGGGGTACCTCTGTTTCCCACAAAAGCTTTCTTTCTTgtttattatgtatatataaacagAGAGCCTCATTGTTACTTCTTCATCCTCTCTAGAAAACGTTTGCTTCATCATACTAATAAACTTCTTCTTATCTCTTTGGTCTCCTCCTTCTTcccaagcttcacaatctttctCAGCAACATGCTCAAGGATTTTCAGGAGCATAGGAAAATCCAGTATGTATATATGGTTGATCCCACTTTGCTtctcataagttttttttttgatcttgTGTTGTGATGATAATCTGACTCCAAGACCGAAACAACAACAAGTTCTTATCATTTGTTTGATGGTATTGATTTGGTCTTTGGGAGTTGGATTATCATCACAAGACTAGATCTAAAAAATTAGAAGCAAGAGAGATCAACTAAATACACATTGTGGATTTTCCTCAAGGTGATAAAAGTCTAAGAAGATTGAATCTTCTGAGTTTTATTCCGAGTAAATGTTTGGTGAAtacaagttcaaaaaaaaaaaaatagacaaagTTGTAAAGAGTGAGGGATCAAGAAGTCGTAAAGTAGCAAAAGCTGATACAATGGGTTATTATATCTTAACATTGACAGAGGCACAAGAGAAGAAAGCTAcattttgtagaaaaaaaaaatatcagtgcAGTTCACCGACAGGAGCTTCGTTGAGCCAGAGGTTGTGGATGAAGTCATACAACTCGGCGCTCACACTAACCTGTAAAGTTTTTaagtaaaaacaattaaagTTTATTTCTCTCTCtgaataccaaaaaaaaaaaaacaggttctCTCAGCTCATGGTGTTGGTGTTTTATTACCTTATAAGGAGTAGGGTTTAATCTTCTCATATGATCAGGTCTCATGTTCTCAAGCTGTTTAATGCAACGGCTTCTTATCTCTTTCAATGGCTCCAGCTCTTCCCTAGCTTCATCTTCACAGACATAAgttaaccaacaaaaaaaaaacattatgagAGTGAGTCATTTTGTCAGCAAAGTAGTGAGATTGAGAAGTCAGGTGTAATAACCTGCATTTCCACGCCAGTAACATTTAAGAAGCTCTTCCACACGTTGTGGCACCACATAAGCCCTTTTCGATTCATTGAATGGATGACGGCAAAGCAACCTCTCACCAACCTTGCaaaatccagaaaaaaaaaagattcaaaagaCTTTTAAGACAAAACAAATCTTTCAAGGCGCCTTTTTTGCTTTATTATTACCTTAGGTGGTGGTTCGTTCTCTCCAGTCATGATATCAACTAGAGGGTAACCCTCTTTTCCGAATAATCTGTAAGTACGCTTCTTACATGGTATAGATACCTGAAAGACCAGATGCAAAAGTTCTATTATCAAAGAAGAAACTTTTTAAAGTTGAAAGACCAGAGAGTCAAAAACCTTAGTAACATCTTCAGAGAGTTTGATCCGAGGCTGCTTATTGATCTCCACGAGTTTGAAAACACAGCCTAACGCCGCTTGTGAATAGCAAGTCACTAAGTTGGTTCCAATTCCAAAGGCGTCTACTTCATGACCCTAAAGCCACATTCCATCAAAGtgaggaaacaaaaaaaaacatttcataaGGTTTAAGGTGAGTGAGAAGTTACCTGTTTGTTAAGAGCATCGACTGTCTCTTCGTTAAGATCGTTACTCGCGGTAATGATCATCTTACCAAAGTCAGGCACGTTAAGCTCTCTCTCTACGCCGCAAAAGAACTTCCTGGCCACGGTAGAGAGATAAGCTAAGTCACCTGAATCAAGCCTAATGCCTACTGCTTTGTATCTGCATATAACAGCCAATAAAGTCATGAATCTTGAAAAGTTAAAAGACAAAAAGATCATGAGTGGAAGTTTTCTTAACACACCCCAGTTCATTAAGTGCTAGAGCAACAGCACAGAAGTTAGGGATTCCACTTTTCATGACATCGTAAGTATCAACAAGCGCAAGAAAGGCGCTGGGGAAAGCCAGTGCGTAGGATGTGAAAGCTGCAAGCTCGCTTTTGTTTGTCTCAGAGAAGATCCCAGACAGTGCAGATGAGTTCTATTCCATTCATACACCAAAAGAGAGATTATAACGAAATGAATCAAACTGAAACAAGTACTACACTCATAAGCAAACCTGAATCTTGGCTAGGCATGTTTGGACCAGATTGACGAAATCTTCACAAGTGGTTTTCCCATCAGAGCTTCGAAGCGCTTTGCCAACAATCTCATCAAGGCTCTACAAATCAACAATGTAGAGGATTAAAGTTTTATAACTCATGCTTTCGATGTTTGAGTCTTAGAGAGTTTGGCTTACTATACCATGAATGAGCTGACAAAAGCATGTGAATGTGTACCACGGAGAGGTATTCCAAACAATTTTCCCGCTGCAACATTGCTGCCATAAGAACAAAGCAAGTAAACAAACATTGCTTCTATAAACAGAACAATGACACTGGTAGTAGTAATAAGACCATAAGACATGCCTGGTTGCATCAAAGCCTCCAAGGTAGCAATACTTTGATGCGCTTATTGCACCATCAGGTCCCTATAAACAACataagagagatagagagattaagcaaaccaaaccaaaaccaacAGGTCCCTGTAAACAAGTAACAGAAGGAAACCTGAGCTCTGCGAGCACCAAACTCAAGCAGAAGCTTAGATTTGCCAGCAACAAACCGATGCCTTGCTGCGTTGGTAGCAACCAGAGACGCGTAGTTGATGAGATTCAGAAACGGAGTTTCCAACAATTGCACAACCTAAGCAAACCAAACTGATCAGAACCTAACCAATCAAAATCAATTCAAAGCTAATGAGATGAAagacaaacaacaacaacaacaagaactcACAGCAACAGGACCTTCGATTCTGAGCAAAGGCACTTTAGGAAACACGACAGATCCTTCAGAAATAGCATAGACTTCAATGTCGGAACAATCAAGCCCACGAAGGTAATCACAGAAAGCTTCCTGCTTTTCAAcattaccaaaaataaataaataaaaagtagactcttttttttcaaaaaaggaGAGACCTTtcgttttgtttggttttgattaCCTCACAACCAGGTAAAGAGTGACGAACGAAATCGATCTCTTGGTCGGTCAAAGTGAAGTTAGCGAGGAACTTGATGCATTCTTCTAACCCGGCGAAgattgtgtactctccaccaaaTGGGTTCTTACGAAAATACAAATCAAACCTGATGAAGGATGATGATAAAAGTCTCAGACTTTCGATTGATTGAGAtttgaagagagagagggagactAACACGGATCGTTCGGATTGTTTGCCGGCTTTCCAGTAAGCATAAGCCATGGTGAATTGGTAAAGATCGTTGAGGAGTGGAGTCACCATCGGGTTCGTCGGTTTCTCCACGACCCGACCCGCTTTCTGTTTCTTCCCATCGTCAAACACGTTGTTCCCTTTCGTCTTCTCCATTGATTAAACTCTGTGTTTTGTGAGCTGCGATTATGTTTGAGGTAAGAGAATGAGTGAGTGAGTGGGCACTACTTATAgattctttataaaaaaaaaaaagagttgggCGTGAGAATCACGACAAACTTGTCCCCAGGGTTCAAAGTTCAACTCCAGTCTTCTTCAACCCCATAtctaaagttaaaaaaaca is drawn from Raphanus sativus cultivar WK10039 unplaced genomic scaffold, ASM80110v3 Scaffold0102, whole genome shotgun sequence and contains these coding sequences:
- the LOC108855026 gene encoding nicotinate phosphoribosyltransferase 1, which gives rise to MEKTKGNNVFDDGKKQKAGRVVEKPTNPMVTPLLNDLYQFTMAYAYWKAGKQSERSVFDLYFRKNPFGGEYTIFAGLEECIKFLANFTLTDQEIDFVRHSLPGCEEAFCDYLRGLDCSDIEVYAISEGSVVFPKVPLLRIEGPVAVVQLLETPFLNLINYASLVATNAARHRFVAGKSKLLLEFGARRAQGPDGAISASKYCYLGGFDATSNVAAGKLFGIPLRGTHSHAFVSSFMSLDEIVGKALRSSDGKTTCEDFVNLVQTCLAKIQNSSALSGIFSETNKSELAAFTSYALAFPSAFLALVDTYDVMKSGIPNFCAVALALNELGYKAVGIRLDSGDLAYLSTVARKFFCGVERELNVPDFGKMIITASNDLNEETVDALNKQGHEVDAFGIGTNLVTCYSQAALGCVFKLVEINKQPRIKLSEDVTKVSIPCKKRTYRLFGKEGYPLVDIMTGENEPPPKVGERLLCRHPFNESKRAYVVPQRVEELLKCYWRGNADEAREELEPLKEIRSRCIKQLENMRPDHMRRLNPTPYKVSVSAELYDFIHNLWLNEAPVGELH